The proteins below come from a single Megalops cyprinoides isolate fMegCyp1 chromosome 5, fMegCyp1.pri, whole genome shotgun sequence genomic window:
- the wu:fb59d01 gene encoding kunitz-type serine protease inhibitor bitisilin-3, giving the protein MKRSLVFGLSFLSVLFCTALSMNAKCADPMDQGTGNEQQLKYYFSQTDGCLPFFYKGEGGNGNRFNNESECVWTCHDNPESLYPEGVAVCDLPMEPGPCYGRQLRFHFNSQERTCRTFIYGGCRGNGNRFEDMETCQQTCMGKSGRSANSGPHPDEPTVNTGLIAGIVGGCVFAVAMVAAITSLIQYKTRDRKKVPTKEIEMS; this is encoded by the exons ATGAAGAGGAGTCTGGTGTTTGGGTTGAGTTTTCTTTCCGTTTTGTTTTGCACCGCGTTATCCATGA atgcaaagtGCGCCGACCCCATGGATCAGGGCACCGGGAATGAGCAGCAACTGAAATACTACTTCTCGCAGACAGACGGGTGTCTTCCCTTCTTCTacaagggagaggggggcaatGGCAACCGCTTCAACAACGAATCTGAATGTGTATGGACTTGCCATGACAATCCCGAATCTTTGTATCCAGAGGGAG TCGCTGTGTGTGATCTCCCCATGGAGCCGGGCCCCTGCTACGGCAGGCAACTCCGGTTCCACTTCAACTCACAGGAGAGGACCTGCCGCACTTTCATCTACGGAGGCTGCAGGGGAAATGGTAACCGGTTCGAGGACATGGAAACGTGCCAGCAGACATGCATGG GGAAATCGGGTCGATCTGCTAATTCTGGACCACATCCTGATGAGCCAACTGTTAATACTG GTTTGATTGCTGGGATCGTGGGTGGATGCGTGTTTGCTGTGGCAATGGTCGCTGCCATTACCTCACTCATCCAATA CAAAaccagagacagaaagaaagtaCCGACAAAAGAAATTGAGATGAGCTAG
- the LOC118778431 gene encoding protein FAM221B-like: MASKDREGKSQSSNAAGKRREKLNHRQQPQTGSQPKPDCLDRKSYTVNRIVPVKNGDVVTVAKAVHRRQFGRRVKELFDPERKAAVKAIETGVYIGWRCPEYSWDCFRVEDASKCFCGHRLSDHTPYTGTSVQVPCTAPSCECKAFEFIPSRPEEVGEFWLRKRPGFDAESWRAACRCKHTHEEHAPGVGHACRRRGCRCAYFESSFLCASCDKHWEEHQTFFDTEDSRKKRN, from the exons ATGGCTTCTAAGGACAGAGAGGGCAAGAGCCAGTCCTCAAATGCCGCTGGAAAGCGTAGAGAGAAGCTCAACCACCGACAACAACCCCAGACAGGCTCGCAGCCGAAGCCAGACTGCCTAGACAGGAAaa GTTACACGGTAAACCGCATTGTACCTGTGAAAAACGGTGACGTGGTGACGGTTGCCAAGGCGGTGCACAGACGACAGTTTGGGAGGAGGGTCAAGGAGCTGTTTGACCCAGAGCGGAAGGCAGCGGTGAAAGCCATTGAGACAG GTGTTTACATCGGCTGGAGGTGCCCAGAGTACTCGTGGGACTGTTTTCGAGTGGAGGATGCCTCCAAATGCTTCTGCGGACATCGCTTGTCTGACCACACACCCTATACAG gtacCAGCGTGCAGGTGCCCTGTACCGCCCCATCCTGTGAGTGCAAAGCCTTTGAATTCATTCCGTCCAGACCGGAGGAAGTGGGGGAGTTCTGGCTGAGGAAGCGGCCGGGGTTCGACGCGGAGTCCTGGCGGGCAGCGTGCCGCTGCAAGCACACCCACGAGGAGCACGCTCCGGGGGTCGGTCACGCCTGCAGGAGACGAG GGTGCCGATGTGCATATTTTGAGTCCAGCTTCCTCTGCGCATCATGTGACAAGCACTGGGAAGAGCATCAAACGTTCTTTGACACGGAAGATTCTAGAAAGAA GAGGAACTGA